One Leifsonia shinshuensis DNA window includes the following coding sequences:
- a CDS encoding flotillin family protein, with protein sequence MDSSLIGIIAGGAILVAVLAVFLFIAGRIRRVAPNEALVIVGRGAGRRAGAEPDGGQRVVIGGRVFIWPILQQGFPISLEQRQIGIVVEGVDANFIKLAIQASVNFKVSGTPEGVRRAAQRFLSQQSSLTEIIQQSLEGSLRSIIGNMPVTEIISNRNALSEAVVEATKVDLAEQGLQVDLLNISDISTPGTNYLADLGRAEAALAKQNAEIKEAETARASEFARIDAAEQIAERQKALSLKQAAIKAETDRANAEADAAGQLATAEQDRIVAAQERDALAEKAKVEQERLDIEVRKPAEADAYATVQRAQADRDAANAATEADAFKRRTIAEANKVAAVQDAQAAAEAVRLAGDAERDRQIALAAGVRADGEARAAAIEAEGLAEARATDAKAEALRKFGEAGLASEIIDRLPEITRAVAEPLGNIDSLTVISTEGASAVTKTIGQVTSEVPKVVKDLTGLDLGAVLGSLAGGALAGAGAGQLPGGSASAEG encoded by the coding sequence GTGGACTCCTCCCTCATCGGGATCATCGCGGGCGGCGCGATCCTCGTCGCCGTGCTCGCCGTGTTCCTGTTCATCGCCGGCCGCATCCGGCGCGTCGCGCCCAACGAGGCGCTCGTCATCGTCGGCCGCGGGGCCGGGCGTCGTGCCGGCGCCGAACCGGACGGCGGCCAGCGCGTCGTGATCGGCGGCCGGGTGTTCATCTGGCCGATCCTGCAGCAGGGTTTCCCGATCTCGCTGGAGCAGCGCCAGATCGGCATCGTCGTGGAGGGCGTCGACGCCAACTTCATCAAGCTGGCGATCCAGGCCAGCGTGAACTTCAAGGTGTCCGGCACGCCGGAAGGCGTCCGGCGCGCCGCCCAGCGCTTCCTCTCCCAGCAGAGCTCGCTGACCGAGATCATCCAGCAGTCGCTGGAGGGCTCGCTGCGCTCGATCATCGGCAACATGCCGGTCACTGAGATCATCTCCAACCGCAACGCCCTGTCGGAGGCCGTGGTCGAGGCGACGAAGGTCGACCTCGCCGAGCAGGGCCTCCAGGTCGACCTGCTCAACATCTCCGACATCTCCACACCCGGCACGAACTACCTCGCCGACCTCGGCCGGGCGGAGGCCGCGCTCGCCAAGCAGAACGCCGAGATCAAGGAGGCGGAGACCGCCCGCGCCAGCGAGTTCGCGCGCATCGACGCCGCCGAGCAGATCGCGGAGCGGCAGAAGGCGCTCAGCCTCAAGCAGGCGGCGATCAAGGCGGAGACCGATCGCGCGAACGCCGAGGCGGATGCCGCGGGCCAGCTCGCGACGGCCGAGCAGGACCGGATCGTCGCCGCGCAGGAGCGCGACGCCCTCGCCGAGAAGGCGAAGGTCGAGCAGGAGCGCCTCGACATCGAGGTGCGCAAGCCCGCGGAGGCGGACGCCTACGCGACCGTCCAGCGCGCCCAGGCCGACCGCGACGCCGCGAACGCCGCGACCGAAGCGGACGCCTTCAAGCGCCGCACCATCGCCGAGGCGAACAAGGTCGCAGCGGTTCAGGACGCGCAGGCCGCGGCGGAGGCCGTCCGGCTCGCCGGCGACGCCGAGCGCGACCGGCAGATCGCCCTCGCGGCCGGCGTGCGGGCCGACGGCGAGGCCCGCGCGGCCGCGATAGAGGCGGAGGGCCTGGCGGAGGCGCGCGCGACCGACGCGAAGGCGGAGGCGCTGCGCAAGTTCGGCGAGGCCGGCTTGGCCTCCGAGATCATCGACCGCCTCCCCGAGATCACACGCGCGGTCGCGGAGCCGCTCGGCAACATCGACTCGCTGACCGTCATCAGCACGGAGGGCGCCTCCGCGGTCACCAAGACCATCGGCCAGGTCACCAGCGAGGTGCCGAAGGTCGTCAAGGACCTGACCGGGCTCGACCTGGGCGCTGTGCTCGGGTCGCTCGCCGGCGGCGCGCTGGCGGGTGCGGGCGCCGGGCAGCTCCCCGGCGGCTCGGCGTCGGCGGAGGGCTGA
- a CDS encoding bifunctional o-acetylhomoserine/o-acetylserine sulfhydrylase, with protein sequence MTDAADWQFETKQIHSGAAPDPVTNARATPIYQTTSYVFNNAQHAKNLFALAEFGNIYTRIQNPTQAVVEERVAALEGGTGALLVASGQAAETFAVLNIAQAGDHIVSSSSIYGGTYNLFKYTLAKLGIETTFVENQDDAEEWRRAVRPNTKLFFAETIGNPKINILDIALVAEVAHESGVPLIVDNTIATPYLIRPFEHGADIIVHSATKFLGGHGTVIGGVVVDGGTFEWSKNADKFPGLTQPDPSYHGAVYTAAVGDGLAYIIKARVQLLRDLGAAIAPASAWQLIQGIETLSLRVERHTQNAQEIAEFLEAHPDVATVNYSGLPTSPWYAAANKYAPKGVGAVLSFELKGGVDAGAALVDSLKLFSHLANIGDVRSLVIHPASTTHSQLTPEQQLTAGVTPGLVRLSVGLENIDDLKADLSAGLAAARAVVEAARV encoded by the coding sequence ATGACCGACGCCGCCGACTGGCAGTTCGAGACCAAGCAGATCCACAGCGGCGCCGCGCCGGACCCGGTGACCAACGCGCGCGCCACCCCGATCTACCAGACGACCTCCTACGTCTTCAACAACGCGCAGCACGCCAAGAACCTGTTCGCGCTCGCCGAGTTCGGCAACATCTACACCCGCATCCAGAACCCGACCCAGGCGGTCGTCGAGGAGCGCGTCGCCGCGCTCGAAGGGGGCACCGGCGCCCTCCTCGTCGCGTCCGGCCAGGCGGCGGAGACCTTCGCGGTGCTGAACATCGCGCAAGCCGGCGACCACATCGTGTCCTCCAGCTCGATCTACGGCGGCACCTACAACCTGTTCAAGTACACGCTCGCGAAGCTCGGCATCGAGACCACGTTCGTGGAGAACCAGGACGACGCCGAGGAGTGGCGCCGCGCGGTCCGCCCGAACACCAAGCTGTTCTTCGCGGAGACCATCGGCAACCCGAAGATCAACATCCTCGACATCGCGCTCGTGGCCGAGGTGGCGCACGAGTCCGGCGTCCCGCTGATCGTGGACAACACGATCGCGACCCCGTACCTGATCCGCCCGTTCGAGCACGGCGCCGACATCATCGTGCACTCGGCAACCAAGTTCCTCGGCGGTCACGGCACGGTCATCGGCGGCGTCGTCGTCGACGGCGGCACGTTCGAGTGGTCGAAGAACGCGGACAAGTTCCCGGGCCTGACCCAGCCGGACCCGTCGTACCACGGCGCCGTCTACACGGCGGCGGTCGGCGACGGCCTGGCCTACATCATCAAGGCGCGCGTGCAGCTGCTCCGCGACCTCGGCGCCGCGATCGCGCCGGCCAGCGCCTGGCAGCTCATCCAGGGCATCGAGACGCTCTCGCTCCGCGTCGAGCGTCACACGCAGAACGCGCAGGAGATCGCGGAGTTCCTGGAGGCCCACCCCGACGTGGCCACGGTGAACTACTCCGGCCTGCCGACCAGCCCGTGGTACGCCGCGGCCAACAAGTACGCCCCGAAGGGCGTCGGTGCGGTGCTGTCGTTCGAGCTCAAGGGCGGCGTGGACGCGGGCGCGGCCCTCGTCGACAGCCTGAAGCTGTTCAGCCACCTGGCCAACATCGGCGACGTGCGCAGCCTGGTCATCCACCCGGCCTCGACCACGCACTCCCAGCTGACCCCGGAGCAGCAGCTCACCGCGGGCGTCACGCCGGGCCTGGTGCGCCTCTCGGTCGGCCTGGAGAACATCGACGACCTGAAGGCCGACCTGTCGGCCGGACTCGCCGCGGCACGCGCCGTCGTGGAGGCCGCCCGGGTCTGA
- a CDS encoding NfeD family protein, protein MLVFIAIGVAGLVVLLVSLLFGELFDLLDGALSGTGLGAGLTLFGASGVLALANGWPASAAYLIAGAAGVVTLLGVQLLIRRFVRSEDGAPSDPAGMTGVARTTVTRAGGEVSLDGPYEVEARLATSDTDIPSGTPIRVVAANGPRVRVEPLDP, encoded by the coding sequence GTGCTCGTCTTCATCGCGATCGGTGTCGCTGGACTCGTCGTCCTGCTCGTATCGCTGCTCTTCGGCGAGCTCTTCGACCTCCTCGACGGCGCGCTCTCCGGCACCGGGCTCGGCGCCGGGCTCACCCTGTTTGGCGCGTCCGGTGTGCTCGCGCTCGCCAACGGCTGGCCGGCGAGTGCCGCGTACCTGATCGCCGGAGCCGCCGGCGTCGTGACGCTCCTGGGCGTCCAGCTCCTCATCCGCCGATTCGTGCGCAGCGAGGACGGGGCCCCGAGCGACCCGGCCGGGATGACCGGCGTCGCGCGCACCACGGTCACCCGCGCCGGCGGCGAGGTGAGCCTGGACGGCCCGTACGAGGTGGAGGCCCGGCTCGCCACCAGCGACACCGACATCCCCAGCGGCACCCCGATCCGGGTCGTCGCGGCGAACGGGCCGCGCGTCCGCGTCGAACCTCTCGACCCCTGA
- a CDS encoding aminoglycoside adenylyltransferase domain-containing protein, protein MDAQLPPQVGEALTRFLLEQRRRAPGLVSRAVVTGSAATGDWYDGVSDIDVVFVVTRDPVDDLPALASLHAESSPHIDGVYLTESEIARGPDQVETAPQVVEGVLLSALAGGSLSWATWRELEDGVQGVVDGGDVIWTPTSDRHPDTATHLATRARSDLVDFWAPVGDSAETELSDREPGDPVRSETVRWLALGPIRLVATMESGRILSKTEAARAAAERWPEHAELLDRAVRDRAGERQTFVTADAREAIALLRQCVDVAQV, encoded by the coding sequence ATGGACGCTCAACTACCGCCGCAGGTCGGCGAGGCACTCACCCGGTTTCTTCTCGAGCAACGCCGCCGCGCGCCCGGCCTGGTCAGCCGCGCGGTCGTCACTGGATCGGCGGCGACCGGCGACTGGTACGACGGCGTCAGCGACATCGACGTGGTGTTCGTCGTGACCCGCGATCCGGTTGACGACCTCCCGGCTCTCGCCTCCCTCCACGCGGAGTCGTCGCCGCACATCGACGGCGTCTACCTGACCGAGTCGGAGATCGCCCGCGGGCCCGACCAGGTGGAGACCGCGCCGCAGGTCGTGGAGGGCGTCCTGCTCAGCGCCCTCGCCGGCGGCAGCCTGAGCTGGGCGACGTGGCGCGAGCTGGAGGACGGCGTGCAGGGCGTCGTGGACGGCGGCGACGTGATCTGGACACCCACCTCGGACCGGCACCCGGACACTGCGACGCACCTCGCCACCCGCGCGCGCAGCGACCTCGTCGACTTCTGGGCGCCGGTCGGCGACAGCGCGGAGACCGAGCTCTCCGATCGCGAGCCCGGCGACCCGGTGCGTTCGGAGACCGTGCGCTGGCTGGCCCTCGGCCCGATCCGGCTGGTGGCGACGATGGAGTCCGGCCGCATCCTCTCCAAGACCGAGGCCGCCCGCGCCGCCGCCGAACGCTGGCCCGAGCACGCGGAGCTGCTCGACCGGGCCGTGCGCGACCGCGCAGGCGAGCGGCAGACGTTCGTCACCGCCGACGCGCGGGAGGCCATCGCGCTGCTGCGGCAGTGCGTGGACGTCGCGCAGGTCTGA
- a CDS encoding potassium channel family protein, translating into MADDAKRRRWEAATVWPGVVASLVFLIAYSWTVLQPHMGRLLYGVLIALLALIWVAFLVDYVVRFRLAEDKRRFVQHNVVDLLSVLIPVARPFRLIGDLFRIPSLRGGSGSHLRRRIIIIAGTFVLMFIYVISLAVYQVERYAPGSNIRSFGDSIWWACVTMATVGYGDYYPVTVTGRMLAVVLMIGGIAIVGTASATIVNYLNEQTQQARERRAREHEHGPADGPRPVEDPDPHSGENG; encoded by the coding sequence ATGGCGGACGACGCGAAGCGCAGGCGCTGGGAGGCGGCCACCGTGTGGCCGGGCGTCGTCGCGAGCCTCGTCTTCCTCATCGCCTACTCGTGGACCGTGCTGCAACCGCACATGGGCCGGCTGCTGTACGGCGTGCTCATCGCGTTGCTCGCGCTGATCTGGGTGGCGTTCCTGGTCGACTACGTGGTGCGGTTCCGGCTCGCGGAGGACAAGCGCCGGTTCGTGCAGCACAACGTCGTCGACCTGCTGTCCGTGCTGATCCCGGTGGCCCGGCCGTTCCGGCTGATCGGGGACCTCTTCCGCATCCCGAGCCTGCGCGGCGGCAGCGGGAGCCACCTGCGCCGGCGCATCATCATCATCGCCGGCACGTTCGTGCTGATGTTCATCTACGTCATCTCGCTCGCCGTGTACCAGGTCGAGCGCTACGCCCCCGGCTCCAACATCCGCTCGTTCGGCGACTCGATCTGGTGGGCCTGCGTGACCATGGCGACCGTCGGCTACGGCGACTACTACCCGGTCACCGTCACGGGGAGGATGCTCGCCGTCGTGCTGATGATCGGCGGCATCGCGATCGTCGGCACCGCGAGCGCCACGATCGTCAACTATCTCAACGAGCAGACCCAGCAGGCGAGGGAGCGCCGGGCGCGGGAGCACGAGCACGGGCCCGCGGACGGGCCGAGGCCCGTCGAGGACCCCGACCCGCACAGCGGCGAGAACGGCTGA
- a CDS encoding SDR family oxidoreductase produces the protein MSSRRVVVTGASSGIGAATVRLFRERGWEVVGVARRQERLDELAAETGAEVFAADLTRQEDVDALRDHLAATGPIHALVNNAGGAKGLDSVEASSVDDWVWMYEINVIGTKRVISALLPLLRDGARETGHADILNLTSIAGLNAYVGGGGYNAAKFAEHALTEVLRLELNGEPIRVVEVAPGMVATEEFSLVRFGGDQGKRDAVYEDVPEPLTAEDVAETIVHALELPRHVDLDLIVVKPVAQAASYRFAKGELTVKD, from the coding sequence ATGAGCAGCAGACGTGTGGTCGTGACCGGAGCGAGTTCGGGGATCGGGGCGGCGACCGTCCGCCTGTTCCGCGAACGGGGCTGGGAGGTCGTCGGCGTCGCCCGCCGGCAGGAGCGCCTGGACGAGCTCGCGGCCGAGACCGGCGCCGAGGTGTTCGCCGCCGATCTGACCCGCCAGGAGGACGTGGACGCCCTCCGCGACCACCTCGCCGCGACCGGCCCGATCCACGCGCTGGTGAACAACGCGGGCGGCGCCAAGGGCCTGGACTCGGTGGAGGCCTCCAGCGTCGACGACTGGGTCTGGATGTACGAGATCAACGTCATCGGCACCAAGCGCGTGATCAGCGCGCTGCTGCCGCTGCTGCGCGACGGCGCCAGGGAGACCGGCCACGCCGACATCCTGAACCTCACCTCGATCGCCGGTCTGAACGCCTACGTGGGCGGCGGCGGGTACAACGCGGCCAAGTTCGCCGAGCACGCCCTCACCGAGGTGCTGCGGCTGGAGCTGAACGGCGAGCCCATCCGGGTGGTGGAGGTCGCCCCCGGCATGGTCGCGACCGAGGAGTTCTCGCTGGTCCGCTTCGGCGGCGACCAGGGGAAGCGCGACGCGGTCTACGAGGACGTGCCGGAGCCGCTGACCGCCGAGGACGTCGCAGAGACGATCGTGCACGCGCTCGAGCTCCCACGGCACGTCGACCTCGACCTGATCGTCGTCAAGCCGGTCGCGCAGGCCGCCTCCTACCGATTCGCCAAGGGCGAGCTGACGGTCAAGGACTGA